The stretch of DNA AAGTCATTGAGCATCATCCTGAAAATCAATTTAGGGCTTCGAATAGTATGCAACAAAGTATAGTACACAATACCTCGTTTTCAGTATAAAATTCTGCATAAATAACATAATCCCCATATAATTAATAGCATTATTTGGTTTAGGGGGGAGTTAAATACCATAGACCAAACGTGATATTACTAATTCCGGTATAAGTTATATGAGAAAAAAGTATTATTTTATACAAGGTAGACTAAGAGAAAAAAGTACGGATATGCATCATTTATAGAAGTGTTTCCTAAGCACATTGCTTCTTCTGTAAAATGTATCTATCAGAAAGCATTTTCTGCAATACAAGGAAGGAAAATTGGAGGGGGTCGGTGACTGTCTCTATGACCCCCAGTAAAACGAATTGCATATTAGGCATTATCAGCGATACATGGACAACATAGAATTTTGCTTAAAGCAGGAGCCCCcccggggagggggggggagggagtTTACATGTAACGATCAACTCGAAGATCAAATAACAACTTGCAGCTTGAATCATTTAACTCCAACAGAGGCCATCAAGTCTTCATATTCAGGATCACTCTCTTGTTTTTCTACCATTGCCGGATTACCACCAGGATGCGGACGCCGAGGGACAGAAGTGGGTGAGAAGGGGTCATATATTTGTTGTGCTCCAGAGGAGCTGGAAGCAGGCCTACTGTGTCGAAAGAATACATTGTTGGGAGCCTCAAAATTCTGTGGTCGAAGCATGGCCGTAAGATTATTTTGCTGAAGAGGCATGGGGTTTCCTACTCTAGGAGGGAAAGAACCTACATGATTAGGAGCTGGCCTAAAGTTCAGAGGTTGAATTTGAGGGCCAGTAGGTGAAGCTATGCCCTGATTTGAAAATGCCGGGTGCCTAAATTGAGGGAGAGGGCCAGCAGGTCCTCGAGTGAAATCAGGTGACATGTGTGGTCCTGGCTGATTAATCTGATTGCTTAATAGAGGTCTTGGGAATCCTTGATTAACAGGTGGGGGATTTGTACCGTCTATTGCTGGTCGTAGATAAGGGCGCATCATCTGGTTTGGAGGTGAAAATTCCTGAGAAAGAAATTGACCAGCTGGCCTGGAAACAACTTGAGAGGCTGGATTCTGTGGATGGTGAGGCTGGAATGTAAAATCAATACTGGTCTGCAGTGGTTTTGGAGTTCCAGAGGAAGGAGGTCTCATAGAATTAATATTAAGAGAACTTCCAGGAGTTGGATTAGGTGAGAGATTATGCATGACTGGTTGTCCGCTAGATACAGGGTGGTTCAAGAAATGAGCAGGGGTAGATCCTGAAGATGGATGCATTGGAGGAGGCATACGTGTTTGAGATTGAAAAACAGAATTAGTAGATGGAGTTGGTCCAGATGACTGGGGTGCTAAATTATGGCCACGCGAAACATCTATATGTGGACCTGTAGAGACACCCATTGGTCGTGAAGAAAGATGATGACTTCCTTGACCTGTCTGGGTGTTCCATGGTGACTGTGACCATCCAGGAGAGCTCCCGCCTGGGGTCAATGGCCGGTCTGAGTATGCCATAGGAGGGATAGACTGAGGCGTTGAAGACATAACAGATCTCAACCCCTGTGGAAACCCTGTTGGATTCGGTTGGCTCTGAGAAAATTGAGGTGGTGTGGACCCTAAAGATGGCATCGGATGTCTAGGTCCACCAATTTGTCCGAGATGAGTGGAAGGCATGAAAGGCTGCCGCATTAGTGGTGGTGCCTGTGGGCTAGAGTTAACAAAAGGGTTTCGCGGAACTGAACCAAATCCATCTGCCATACCCTGTGGTGGGCCAAAGGGTGAGGGTGCATTTGACGGGTTGGTAGGTAATGGAGATACTTGGTGAGGGTTGCTGACCAGGGATGCTGAAGAACTCCAGGAGTTAATGGGTCCTTGAAATGGAGTTACTGGATTCTGAGATGCAGGTCCAGGAAACCATTGTCCTTGATATGGCTGAAAATGACCTTGTAATTGAGCAGGTTGCATCCCCACAACTGGTTGAGCCACCCCTTGATTTACTACAGGAGGCGTCGTTGGGCCAGGTGTTGCTTCACCGGAAATAGTTTCTCCATCACCTGACGTTTTTGTGGTAGTCGACGCTGGAGTCACCTGAGAGCCAAATGGAACACTTAACTTTATGACACAACCAAAACGAAGTTTCAAGAAAAACGTTATTGCACAGAAAAGGAAAAAAGCTGAATTGCCACACTGACATTGACAATAATACCGAGTAAAACACATCATACTTCTGTTTAGTGTTTACTTACGGAAGCTGGGGTAACCAGAAGTTCAATTAAAGCAACTGCAGCGTCAACCTTTTCATATGTCTCAGCTGATACTTGGACATACATTTCCTCATAAGCACCAGAGTCATTTTCACCAGAAGTAGCTTCTATCTGGGACAGATGTAACATAAAGGTTAAATTTCAAGATATCAAGTTGAATAATAGGAACTTGCCGTTGCCGCTCGTATATGAGACTTGATGGTCCAAAAACGACGATAGATTGCATACTGGAAGCCAGTACGACATAGATTTTATAAAGCTCCTGTTCAGAGGTGTTCAAATGCCCATCTATACATCTATTTGAAGAATTACCTAGTctaagctagcg from Nicotiana tomentosiformis chromosome 11, ASM39032v3, whole genome shotgun sequence encodes:
- the LOC104114267 gene encoding uncharacterized protein, giving the protein MSAKLEQASSRIQTAASSATSLSSPKISMFANKTGFVIPKNKLAGSLVPVYRGGKKGGSDSVNEESTKQVQRKTKWGPDLTQDTTVRRARALAYQSRVDQITQLLNSRTLEGEGSKDALSASPANDHESSDHQPDDESVCSLELERREAIGEILKLNPSYKPPAGYKPVPKEAKIPLPIKEHPGYNFIGLIFGPAHKQLEKETGAQVKVYGTKSDTGEKIEATSGENDSGAYEEMYVQVSAETYEKVDAAVALIELLVTPASVTPASTTTKTSGDGETISGEATPGPTTPPVVNQGVAQPVVGMQPAQLQGHFQPYQGQWFPGPASQNPVTPFQGPINSWSSSASLVSNPHQVSPLPTNPSNAPSPFGPPQGMADGFGSVPRNPFVNSSPQAPPLMRQPFMPSTHLGQIGGPRHPMPSLGSTPPQFSQSQPNPTGFPQGLRSVMSSTPQSIPPMAYSDRPLTPGGSSPGWSQSPWNTQTGQGSHHLSSRPMGVSTGPHIDVSRGHNLAPQSSGPTPSTNSVFQSQTRMPPPMHPSSGSTPAHFLNHPVSSGQPVMHNLSPNPTPGSSLNINSMRPPSSGTPKPLQTSIDFTFQPHHPQNPASQVVSRPAGQFLSQEFSPPNQMMRPYLRPAIDGTNPPPVNQGFPRPLLSNQINQPGPHMSPDFTRGPAGPLPQFRHPAFSNQGIASPTGPQIQPLNFRPAPNHVGSFPPRVGNPMPLQQNNLTAMLRPQNFEAPNNVFFRHSRPASSSSGAQQIYDPFSPTSVPRRPHPGGNPAMVEKQESDPEYEDLMASVGVK